In the Streptomyces formicae genome, one interval contains:
- a CDS encoding M23 family metallopeptidase codes for MASNRPAPQAPYVPNDDDFGGYDPESWEEWNPTEESIRPVRGRHRVHKKGGGLARSSTVLGVGVIAAVGAGGIATAQGGKPPVAISMPDLPGVGAVADSLPDAKSLPGVGSLMSDDSSDSSDASARTAAAPLTAAGVSTTDAEQGTTDAGEALRSRIMRQAENQQHQADDAVRAEAEQAAAEKAAEEAAAQQKAAEKEVAAKAAAKKKKEEEARKAKAEAERLAKLAKSYVIPTSSYTLTSHFGDSGSMWSSGHHTGLDFAAPTGTPLKAVHTGTVKEAGWAGAYGYRTVLELEDGTEIWYCHQSSLNVSAGQKVSTGDVIGRVGATGNVTGPHLHMEVHTPDGTGIDPLGWLQGKGLNP; via the coding sequence GTGGCGTCCAACCGGCCTGCCCCCCAAGCCCCGTATGTGCCGAATGACGACGACTTCGGTGGATACGACCCGGAGTCCTGGGAAGAGTGGAACCCCACCGAGGAGTCCATCCGTCCCGTCCGCGGCAGGCACCGCGTGCACAAGAAGGGCGGCGGGCTCGCCCGTAGCTCCACCGTTCTCGGCGTCGGCGTCATAGCCGCGGTCGGCGCGGGCGGCATCGCCACCGCGCAGGGCGGCAAGCCGCCGGTCGCCATATCCATGCCCGACCTGCCGGGCGTCGGAGCCGTCGCCGACTCGCTTCCCGACGCCAAGTCCCTGCCGGGCGTGGGCTCCTTGATGTCCGACGACTCGTCGGACTCCTCGGACGCGAGCGCCCGCACCGCCGCCGCGCCGCTCACCGCCGCCGGTGTCAGCACCACCGACGCCGAGCAGGGCACCACCGACGCGGGCGAGGCGCTGCGCAGCCGCATCATGCGGCAGGCCGAGAACCAGCAGCACCAGGCGGACGACGCGGTGCGCGCCGAGGCCGAGCAGGCCGCCGCCGAGAAGGCCGCCGAGGAGGCCGCCGCCCAGCAGAAGGCGGCCGAGAAGGAGGTGGCGGCCAAGGCCGCCGCCAAGAAGAAGAAGGAGGAGGAGGCCCGCAAGGCCAAGGCGGAGGCCGAGCGCCTGGCGAAGCTCGCCAAGAGCTACGTGATCCCCACCTCCTCGTACACGCTGACCTCGCACTTCGGCGACTCCGGATCCATGTGGTCCTCCGGCCACCACACCGGCCTCGACTTCGCGGCGCCGACCGGCACGCCGCTCAAGGCCGTGCACACCGGCACCGTCAAGGAGGCGGGCTGGGCGGGCGCTTACGGCTACCGCACCGTCCTGGAGCTCGAGGACGGCACGGAGATCTGGTACTGCCACCAGTCCTCGCTCAACGTCAGCGCGGGCCAGAAGGTCTCCACCGGCGACGTCATCGGCCGCGTCGGCGCGACCGGCAACGTGACCGGGCCGCACCTCCACATGGAGGTCCACACGCCCGACGGCACCGGGATCGACCCGCTCGGCTGGCTGCAGGGCAAGGGCCTGAACCCCTGA